The window CTGTCCATCCCCCTACAGGCCCTGAGCATTCCTCTGACTCTGAATACACTCTCTCAGAGCCAGACTccgaagaggaagaagatgaggaggaggaggaggaggaggccactGACGATCCTGAATATGACCCTGGCTACAAGGTGAAGCAACGCctgggggggggccgggggggcccGTCCCGCCGGGCCCCCCGTGCAGCCCAGCCCCCgggccccccagcccagccctgccagctCTGTGGCCGCTCACCCCTTGGGGAGgccccaccaggcaccccaccttgCCGGCTCTGCTGCCCTGCTACAGCCCCCCAGGAAGCTCCAGCCCCTGAAGGCAGGGCCCtcggggaggaagaggaggagccgCCTCGGGCTGGGGAGGGTCGAccagctgggagggaggaggaggaggaagatgaggaggaggagggcacctATCACTGTACGGAGTGTGAGGATTCCTTCGACAACCTCGGGGAGCTGCACGGGCACTTCATGCTGCATGCCCGGGGCGAGGTGTAGGCAGAGCCCCCCACCCAGGGAGCTTGGCtaaaggggtggggtgggaggagggggctgaggaAATTGGGGTGGTCGCAATGGTCATGTGGGACGGGGTACCGCCGATCTGTGTCGTCTTAGCAGTAGATGTGTAAGGccagaataaaagccaaattctgtgtgtgtcagTCCAGCGTGtttggtgtgtgtgcgtgcatgcatgtgtgtaaaCGCTTGAGTGTGCGAGGCACGGGGCCTGGGGCATttatccctccccctcccccctcccctggctcctccCTGGGGGAAGCTTAAGATCACTGTTGCCAAGACTATTAACATTTACTAAGGGCTTATGTTCAGGTGGCTTCCGTATATTTAACTCATAGACCCGATGACGTACAACACAACGGTTTTGCACTCATGTAATAGAGTCCAGGGTGGGTGTTTCCAGTAGGTGGGCAACCCTTCTCCATATAGTGATTTGGGGACCCAGGCCATTCCTTAAGCCTGCTGTCGTCCACATGGTCATGGCTGAGTGGCCGTGGCCTGGGTCCTGCCGGTGGAAGAGGAAGGTGAGCCTGGAGAGGTACACGTGATCTCGGACAGGCCCCCTGCCTGCAAGTAGCACAGCCTGCTCCTAGTTACGTTCCTTTGCTGAGAAATTCGTCACATGACCACAGCTccctgcaagggagtctgggaaaggCAGGTCTAGCCAGTGCCCAGAAAGCAGAAAACGGTTTGTGGAGGACAGTCGATGTTCTCTGCCACTGCCTGAGAACCTTTACAAAGAGGACTTTAATTATAATCAGAGCTGTGCTTCCCGGGTGCCAAGTGCCAGTCCAAGAGCTTTATATATATTGACTCATAGAAGTTGTGTATCTAGGAACTTACAAAAATAGAAGCTTAATTATAATTACAGCTGCCATTTCCCCAGCACTTCCAGAGTGCTGCATTTTATTTGCATGAGATCATCAGGTCCTTAGAATAACTCTGTGAGGAAGGGATTGTgatccattaattcatttaagCAGTATCTTCTGGGTCCCTGCTGTATGCCGAGCATTGGGAATTTAGCAGTGAGTGACCTAAAATCCTTGTGCTCCTGGAGCTTACATGGGGccgaggcggggggcgggggggtgcagTGGGCAGGGGCCACTGGTAGAGACAGATAGTAATCAAGCTGGAGGGAATGCTGGGTGGTGGTAGATGCCATGGAGAAGaataaagcagagaagggagaacaCTTCCGGAAGGCGGTTGCCATTTTAAATAGTATAGCCCTCCCCGAGGAGGTGACAGAGACCAGAGAGAGCGAGGGGGCTGTGCACttgggtgggaggaggcaggagcctgccacctgtcagggcagagctggaaggatgagggcagaggggagcagagggccAGCTCCTTACAGCTCTGTTGAAACCTTGGCTCTCGCTCTGAGAAGGGATGTGCTAATTCATAGAAGTTTGGCACCAAAGCTCCTTTGAAAATAGAAGCCTAATTATAATgatagctgccatttattgagcatttactgtgtgccaagccccGTTCTAAGGCGCTTTACGTGTGTTAACTCATAGAAGCTTGGCAACTAAGAACCTTCAAGAATAGAACCTGAATGACCATAATGGCCATCATTAAATCAGCACTCACGGTGGACCAGGCCCTGTAAGCGCTTTGTATGGACAATCGCATCGGATCCTTATGAGGTAGgggctgttttatttcttcattcatttaacaatgaCGTATTGAATACCTTCCAGACGCAGGCGCTATTCTGGGAGCTGAGAGTAGAGCAGTAAACATGATGAACAAGAATCCCTGCCTTTGTGGAGGTTCTATTatagagaagacagagacttagatatttaagtaaaatatataaaaagtatagaACGTTAGAAAGTAGTAAGT is drawn from Felis catus isolate Fca126 chromosome E2, F.catus_Fca126_mat1.0, whole genome shotgun sequence and contains these coding sequences:
- the ZNF428 gene encoding zinc finger protein 428 isoform X1 — encoded protein: MEMGQTQVLPSRSLQTLSVCCVPGRVSCDRDSSMGKSRVVSWLSPPYCGPEHSSDSEYTLSEPDSEEEEDEEEEEEEATDDPEYDPGYKVKQRLGGGRGGPSRRAPRAAQPPGPPAQPCQLCGRSPLGEAPPGTPPCRLCCPATAPQEAPAPEGRALGEEEEEPPRAGEGRPAGREEEEEDEEEEGTYHCTECEDSFDNLGELHGHFMLHARGEV
- the ZNF428 gene encoding zinc finger protein 428 isoform X2; translation: MTETREPAETGGYASLEEDDEDLSPGPEHSSDSEYTLSEPDSEEEEDEEEEEEEATDDPEYDPGYKVKQRLGGGRGGPSRRAPRAAQPPGPPAQPCQLCGRSPLGEAPPGTPPCRLCCPATAPQEAPAPEGRALGEEEEEPPRAGEGRPAGREEEEEDEEEEGTYHCTECEDSFDNLGELHGHFMLHARGEV